In Anopheles gambiae chromosome 2, idAnoGambNW_F1_1, whole genome shotgun sequence, a single window of DNA contains:
- the LOC1273150 gene encoding venom protease → MWFVKSFPIPLLLIVHIATAQDGQPCYTSSGVRGVCMSITSCPTAFQLNINPFSLFGAAPRGCQNFLGIGSVCCSRAVSSAGQTSAPAPSRITTATPTARTTTVKTFERPIVSTFPTTARPSVGLECVRPDGSTGPCAAETTTKPVTTTTTPKPLPITTTTGRSTKIRSTTPIVLQKRLANDPPIFAKPTVLPTPADGCGVSDVEHNRVVGGVPAALNGWPWMALVGYEEAFGDVDFRCGGSLITDRHVLTAAHCILSSLSVVRLGEHDMDNQTESAHVDVPVYKYVSHPSYDTFDGHSDVAILFLTETVEFNARIKPICLPTIEPVRSADFTGYNPFIAGWGRTKETGIEAKVLQELQIPILENEECSQLYKKIRKLYSTKQFDDAVLCAGFLEGGKDSCQGDSGGPLMLPYLVNKKFHYFQIGIVSYGVGCARAELPGVYTRVVTFVDWLVGQIKR, encoded by the exons ATGTGGTTCGTAAAGTCTTTTCCTATCCCGTTACTGTTGATCGTACACATAGCGACAGCTCAAG ATGGTCAGCCGTGCTACACTTCCTCGGGAGTGAGAGGTGTGTGCATGAGCATTACCTCCTGCCCGACCGCTTTTCAGCTGAACATTAATCCGTTCAGCCTGTTCGGGGCTGCTCCACGAGGATGCCAGAATTTCCTCGGAATTGGAAGTGTTTGTTGTTCGCGTGCTGTATCTAGCGCCGGTCAAACGAGCGCTCCAGCACCATCGAGGATAACGACGGCCACACCAACGGCCCGAACTACTACGGTAAAAACATTCGAGCGTCCCATCGTATCCACTTTTCCAACTACGGCACGACCCAGCGTAGGGTTGGAGTGTGTTAGGCCCGATGGTAGCACAGGACCCTGTGCGGCAGAGACGACAACCAAACCTGTCACCACCACTACAACCCCTAAG CCCTTACCAATCACCACCACTACGGGACGCTCTACGAAAATTCGTTCCACCACACCGATCGTACTGCAAAAGCGTCTTGCGAATGATCCTCCGATCTTTGCGAAACCGACCGTTCTGCCAACGCCAGCGGACGGGTGCGGGGTAAGCGACGTCGAGCACAACCGAGTTGTCGGTGGTGTGCCGGCTGCCTTGAATGGCTGGCCGTGGATGGCTTTGGTCGGTTACGAGGAAGCGTTCGGGGATGTTGACTTCCGTTGCGGAGGCTCACTTATCACGGATCGTCACGTGCTTACGGCGGCTCATTGCATACTGTCTTCGTT ATCCGTTGTACGGTTGGGAGAGCATGATATGGACAATCAAACCGAGTCGGCGCATGTTGATGTACCGGTGTACAAG TACGTTTCCCATCCATCGTACGATACGTTTGATGGTCATTCGGATGTTGCAATACTATTCTTAACCGAAACGGTCGAATTCAATG CCCGTATCAAACCGATTTGTCTGCCCACGATCGAACCGGTGCGCAGTGCCGACTTCACCGGCTACAACCCATTCATAGCCGGTTGGGGTCGCACCAAGGAGACGGGCATCGAGGCGAAGGTACTGCAGGAGCTACAGATTCCCATACTGGAAAATGAAGAATGCAGCCAGCTGTACAAAAAGATACGCAAACTGTACTCCACCAAGCAGTTCGACGACGCAGTGCTGTGTGCCGGGTTTCTGGAGGGTGGCAAGGACTCCTGCCAGGGCGACAGTGGCGGCCCACTGATGTTGCCGTATCTTGTCAACAAGAAGTTTCACTACTTCCAAATCGGCATCGTGTCGTACGGGGTCGGTTGTGCGCGGGCCGAACTGCCCGGTGTGTATACGCGGGTGGTCACCTTTGTCGATTGGCTAGTGGGACAGATAAAACGGTAA
- the LOC1273149 gene encoding ras-like protein 2 translates to MSRYNQTHAGYAQTFKLVVVGGGGVGKSAITIQFIQSYFVTDYDPTIEDSYTKQCVIDDAPAKLDILDTAGQEEFSAMREQYMRSGEGFLLVFAVTDHASFDEIYKFHKQILRVKDRDEFPMLMVGNKSDLDHQRVVSLEEAQQLSRQLKIPYIECSAKLRINVDQAFHELVRVVRKFQLSERPLVDEKGKRKNRKKCCIL, encoded by the exons ATGTCCCGTTACAACCAAACGCACGCAGGCTATGCCCAGACCTTCAAGCTGGTCGTTGTGGGTGGAGGAGGTGTTGGCAAGTCCGCTATCACCATCCAATTCATTCAG AGCTACTTTGTAACCGACTACGATCCTACAATCGAAGATTCCTACACCAAACAGTGCGTCATCGACGATGCGCCTGCTAAGCTGGACA TACTCGACACGGCCGGCCAGGAGGAGTTCAGTGCAATGCGCGAACAGTATATGCGTTCGGGCGAGGGCTTCCTGCTCGTGTTCGCTGTGACGGATCACGCGAGCTTCGACGAGATATACAAATTTCACAAGCAAATACTGCGCGTGAAGGATCGCGACGAGTTCCCGATGCTAATGGTGGGCAACAAGTCCGATCTCGATCACCAGCGCGTCGTTTCGCTGGAGGAGGCGCAACAGTTGAGCCGGCAGCTGAAAATTCCCTACATCGAGTGCAGCGCGAAGCTGCGCATTAACGTCGACCAGGCGTTTCACGAGCTCGTGCGGGTGGTGCGAAAGTTTCAGCTTTCCGAGCGACCGCTGGTGGATGAGAAGGGCAAGCGAAAGAACAGGAAAAAGTGCTGCATACTGTAA